The Toxotes jaculatrix isolate fToxJac2 chromosome 17, fToxJac2.pri, whole genome shotgun sequence genomic interval CTCTGATCAGGCTTGCAGGTCATTAGTCTGCCTCTTATCTAAATTTTGTATGCTAATGTTAATCTGTCATAGTTTTATTTGTCCTCAGATCCATTATTGATGCTGGACAGCTTGTTCTTTTTGAAATGcattgtgtaggtgtgtgtttgttggtgtgtCTGACAGAGAGGTAGAAAGAGAGAACCAAAAATGTAATATCTGTATAACAATTCGtggtagaattttttttatcaatgaaATATGGTGTTTGATCACCCAGTACTGGGTCACTCCCATTATAAATGATTAAGATACGGCATCCAGCCTCCCATGAACTGGTGTCCTCACAGCTTAACGATTGAtgtcaacatgaaaatgatttcCATTTAACCGTTAACATTTGGAGCCTTGATGTTCTTAACTTGTCATttgtcagaggaaaaacaacctACATCTCCTGTTGCTGCACATGTTGCTCGTTTATCATaaccacctctcctctctccaacaGGCCTTCTCAgtattctttgtgtgtgtggcgttTACCTCGGACATCATTTgcctcctcttcatcccagtGCAATGGCTATTCTTCGCTGCCAGTACCTATGTGTGGGTGCAGTATGTTTGGCACACAGGTACGACCGTCCTCGGTTTAGATTTCTTGATATTTGTTAGATTAAATACTGAATGGGAAATTGGCAGGCACCAGTGAAAAAGTTGACTAATGGTTTGTGAGTGGCTCATGcttaaacaagaaacaaaagctACATCATGGCTGTGACCCTTGTGCAGAAGTTCTGTTTAAcagtgcaaacagaaaaaaggaaaggaagaagctttctgtttatttgctcAATAGACAATTAAGATAAATCGTCCTTATAAGTCATATATTCGACTAATTCTTAGAATTTCCACTTAGTGCTTCTGAGAAAAGCAGATGTGAAATGTGTGGAGAAGTACCCGTGCACATATTTGCAAATAGATGGCTTGCTTCTTAGAATTTTGCATGGTGTGTGTAAGTGAGCTGCGCTCTGCGGATTAGTTGTCACTCTGATTTAGCGGTATCCCCCTGTGTTGACCAAAGGCCAGGTGTCAGATTGAAATCCTAGTGCCAGTTGGGGGAGGGAGAAACTCAGGGTGGTTCCCAGTTGCTTTCTGAACCGTCCAGCTTAACTCACCAGTGACATTCACAACCGCAGCATGTCACAGAAGTATAAATATCTCTTAACACTTGAACTGGTGGTGAAGGTGTCTGAGTATATTACAGCCAGGGAGACAATAGGTAATCAGTGGTTATATGGTAATGGAAGATCACAGCAGAAGTTTTAACAGGTTGTTAACCTGCCCTGACCATGAACGTGTTTGCGAAGGAGGGGGGGCAGATCTGTGTTAACATCCGTGTCATGCTGTTGCCCATATTCCCGAAATAAGCCGAGACAGTCAAAGTGGTTCAGATGCTTTGTTTTAACactaaaatacataaaatttAGGCAGTAGCTTATTAAAGAAAAAGTACACAATGACCAAGAATTCTGTGCCAGCGTTTGGCAGTTTATGATACTCTTTACCATGGACACAATTAGGTTAGATGTTCAGTTCTAACATCTTCGgccttctttgttttgtttttgttcttttttccagAGAGAGGTGTCTGTCTGCCCACAGTGTCTCTATGGATACTTTTTGTGTACATCGAGGCAGCCATCAGATTCAAAGACCTGAAGAACTTCCACGTGGACCTGTGTCGTCCATTCGCTGCACACTGGTGAGCCACTCTTGTGTTTTAACTTGGGGCAGCGGTCGTTGACAGGCATGCTTTGACTGAAACACGTGTCTGGGTTTTGtgttgactgtgactgtgcCACCATGGTGCAGAGGAATGATGTGAAGTAAAGACAGCATTAAATGTATTCATCTAAATTTTCACACAGCTTCCCTCATCGTTGTTTACTCcccttttctcattttcatgatatttattattttcaataATAAATTAACTTAAATATGCCTTATTTTCAAGTAGAAACTGTTGTAGCATGTTGTAGCAAAAAGCAGttatttttccatcactgaCATTGTGTTATGTTTGCCATTAGCTTTAAGAAAACTGCCTATTGGTATTTGCCTGAGAGAGGTTTAAAGTAGCACTtgtacattgtagattcatataCTGCAAAAGGCCAAGAGGGTTCAGCAGATTTAATCTAAGAAGTCTTTAAGACCTTTGAGCTGGATTTGGTTGTGTATTATGTATTGAAGTTGGGCAGTTTACGTAGTATAATGAAGAATTATAAGGAATTGATAACTTAAGTACatttttgcagcagtgtttcctTGACTGAATCAGGGCTTTGTAATTTTTGATCTATTGTGGAGCACACTTGTGATTGTACTTGCCCTGTCCATGTCCGTAGCATTGGCTACCCAGTGGTCACGCTGGGCTTTGGCTTCAAGAGCTACGTAAGCTATAAGATGCGCCTCCGGAAGCAGAAGGAAGTGCAGAAGGAGAATGAGTTTTACATGCAGCTCCTACAGCAGGCTCTACCTCCAGAGCAACAGATGCTTCAGAGGCAAGAGCGAGAGGCAGAAGAAGGTAAGGTTCAGCACATGAGGCACCAGGTTCAGGAAATGAGAGATACACTATCCACTAAATCTGAATAGTAAAATCACGTTATTTGATTAATTTGACATGTCAAAAGCACAAAACAGAGATTTCTTCAAGTATATAGATTTCTTCAAGAGTCAGTGATGACACAAAATGATCTGCCAGTCAGTCTTGCATCAGTCAGTCAACACTGTTAATGGATATAGCAGGTACCTACTAGATAGTTctgaaaaaaaggcagcagtgcATGTTGGTGATACAGAGGTGGTTTGGTCTCGTAAAGTCCTGTGGCACTgctccaaaaataaaatggttttgAAGTGGTGCCCTTCTGTTAGTTTTGTACAACTGTTGTGGTACATGAAACGACTGTGTTTGAATTATATCTTCAGTTGTGTAAAGTTGGTTGAAATGATGCTTATCCATAGCTTAGATCTTGTTCGGTTTTCTGTTGGGCCTGTGAGAGACAATTAACAAGAAATTTAGGTCAAAACAGAACTATCTTTTTCAGCACAACCAGGCTTTTATCAAGTTCTTGTTAAGTTGTCATAAATCCAACATTACTCCAACTCATAATCGCAGCTCGTGCATCATTTCCCTCTCTATCCAAAGTTTGTGGTTACAGGTGTACCTGCctcacattttaaacaaacatccCATGATCTGAGAGGCCCTGCTCACTGGGTGCGATTAGGCAAAGATCACTGAGATGCAACACAGCTGTGTTAGGCAAAGTCTGTCCATTTCACGAAAGCAGCACCGAAGCAACACATGTGAACCTGAACTTGTTGAGTTATGTTTGAAATACAAGATATGAAGAATTACACACTTGTTAAGTGAGGATTATGGAACTTCAGGAAACTCTCTTTAAGATGAGGTTTCATGGCAATTGTgatatatagacacacacacatacggatTTCATGTGTACCCCTTTGCTTCCTTTTttcatacagcagcagcagcagctaaaggAATATCTGAAGTGGACACACCTCCAGTATCACAGAATGGCGCCCCTGCCAATAAAAAGACATCGGCACCACTGCCGGAACTAGAGTatagagaaaaagggaaagagggaaggggTGGCGGGGAGGCTAAAAAGCagcacaacagcaacagcatccTGCCATCATCAGTGGACTCTAAACTCCAGGAGATGGAGTATATGGAGAACCATATGAACAACAAGAGACTGACCACAGAGCTGGGCAGTACAGAGAACCTGTTGCTTAAAGAGGACAACAattcttcctgctcctcctcgtcgtcctcctcctctaaaaactacaaaaatgcTAGCAGCAATGCCGCAACGCTCAACTCCTCGCCCCGCGGCCATAGTGCTACCAACGGCAGCGTGCCCTCCTCTGCCCCAtcgtcctcatcttcctcaggGAAGAACGAGAAGAAGCACAAGTTAGCAGTGGGGAAGGGGACATCGGGTGGCTCCCACAGGGATCCCACAGACAACTGTATCCCCAACAACCAGCTGAGCAAGCCAGAAGCACTTGTTAGGTAAGAAGCTCATGTTCAGACATCGAAACATTCATTAAGACACATACTCATTAAGACCATACTATACCACGCTGCACTGAACAATGCTATGCTATACTCTACTAACAAACTATACTGATAAAAACATTGTTGTCACGTTATGCATTGAACTATTTTAATGTATGTGTTGAGGATAGATTTGACCAGTTGACATTTTTCCTTGATCCTGATAATGATACAGATTCTAATTCAACCACACTTTTTTGTCAGTAATGGTTTTCTCTGAATAACACAGCTGCACTCAAGCTAAAGTACATAAACTACATTAAATTTAGTAAAGTAGTCTAAATGTTTTAATAGCTGAATAGTTCTCCATTAGGAAAGTATGGCCTGCATCACAGCTGAACTTTAATGGTTTCTTGTAATATAGTGTAACATCCTGTAGACCTGTAGTGTTTTGTATGATATATCTGGTCAGAAGAGGAGTCTGGATTTGATGTGGCAGAAAAGCTGCAAACTTCTGGCTGctctttattttgacatttgtgtGGTTGTGGTATTTTATGCTGCGTTCAAAAAAACCATGTGAGTGTTTTTACCAATTACATGTTGACAGTTAGTGTACCtggagcaaacaaacaaacaaaggatcAGAAATTGATTGTGTTTTATATAtccaaaacaaatcaatttaaaaatgCCCAAATCGGCTCTTATTCAGCTGACCTACCAAGCTGAGGCCACTGATGATATAACAGAATCTgcacagagcaaacagatgGTCATTAGGACCGTCTATTCTTGGTGTGACTTAATTGGACTGAGGGTGTTGAAAAATGCCGTCTCACTCCTGTTGTTATTTGCAGTCTTTTCTGTGCAACATAGGTGATTTAAAAACAGATAATGTTGTTTGTTATGTCAGATGTAACAGTAGGGTTGATGGTGAAAGAAATTGGACTTAATGTGCAGTGCCTGTCATTGTTTTTCCTGCCTCTCCCTGCATGTGTTTTCTATTTGATATCGTCAGTGGTTTACTTTTTGTAATTTGGATTTTTGTTGCAGACTGTTCTTAGTGACTGCAGacaacagcagacagaacaACATAAATTCATGACAGTATTTGTAGCATCAGGTTCTACTTTGAGGGCTTATCATGTTTTTATCCCAGATCTTAGACGACTCTCGTGCTGAAGGTTTGATAACATTCTTTTCTCAGAGTAGGATATGAAAGTGGTTATGAAACCTCCGTCACACACGTTCAGGTCCTGTAACagtgaatatgaatgaatgaccTCACCATTTTTACAACACCCAGAGGAATTAGGAATTATTAGGAATTAGTTTTCTTGGTTACACTGTTAAATTACGTTGTTAAGTTTACTCAGTTTAAAGAATTAGCTTTGTCTTTTAGCCATATGTCTGTATAGATTGAATATGAACTGGCCTTGGCAGCAATAATAACTTAAGCAATGCTTTGGTGGGGCAGCTGTTTTCTATATTCATCTGGGCATGTGCACCATGCATGGCTGAACTATTAGACCACCACATCTGGAATTGTGTATCCATAACTATATACGTGTATTGGTACTAAGCTATAACACACCTTGGAATGCAGCTTCATCTGTGCTTATAGCCATGGCTTTGTGCATTTTCAAAAAATCATGATCAATGTCATGTGAGCAGCAGATCAGTGTGTCTCCTCTGTTTACTCCTCCCACCTTGGACAGATTGGAGCAGGATGTTAAAAAGTTGAAGGCGGACCTGCAGGCCAGCCGGCAGGTGGAGCAGGACCTTCGCAGCCAGATTGGCTCACTGGGCAGCGCTGAGCGCTCCATACGCACTGAGCTGGGCCAACTGCGCCAGGAGAACGAGCTGCTGCAGAACAAGTGAGTGGTGCTACAATCCAACAGGTCTGAGCAGGTTAGGCAAGTGATTGTTTTGGTTTAGGATCATTACTATTCGAGGTATTCAGGGTGTTTGTTGTCATGCATcggcaaataaataaaatataaataaacactgtaGGGAAACCGCAGTAGTCAGTAGCAAAATCATCACATCACTTCCTGCTAAACAGCCTTTACGTTCATAAGCTAGTTTCTGATTTGGAAAGAAGAGTCTTCCAGATCGGTGCGGAAAGATGGAATCACAAATGACAGCCATTCAGGTTGGCTTGAACAAACCAGTGCTGTACATGTAAAACAATAATGAACACATACAGCACAGGTAAGAAATACTGATTCTGCCACCCCGTATTTCCTATTCGATAACATGCTGTTCTGtgatatgtgtgtctgtgcacttgCAGGCTCCATAATGCTGTGCAGGCAAAGCAAAAGGACAAACAGGCAGTGGGCCAGCTGGAGAAGAGGCTCAAAGCAGAGCAGGAGGCTCGAGCCACCGCCGAGAAACAGCTCGCAGATGAAAAGAAGCGAAAGAAGTTAGAGGAGGCCACAGCAGCCAGAGCAGTAGCACTAGCAGCAGCATCCAGGTAGGAGCACATCTAATGTTACAAATTTAGTTTTCAGCAACCATTTTACTCCTGACTTGTCTTTCAAGGTTTGGTTTGTTATTAGGTTTGATATAATTCACTACTTTTTTTCATGGCCTTTTTTGTCAGAGGGgagtgcacagacacactgcgGCGGCGGATCACTGAATTAGAAACAGAGTGTAAGAAACTAACAATGGATATCAAGCAAAAGGAGGACCAGATCCGAGAGCTTGAATTGAAAGTGCAGGTGAGGATATTTTTATGAGCGAAAGTACTTATAAGAATTGTTACCATCAatctctgaaaaaaaataaaacaacatttttccaaaagtgttgtacttaaatacatttgtctgtttattttgctCCTGTTTAATTCTTTTTGCTAGGCACAGTAGGTGAGGTACAGCGTGCTTGATAGTTTTCAAAGTTGtgatatattaatatatttttaattctgCTTGTTGATCCGTGAAAGTTTGAATTCGTGCAATGTGAATCTCCTGCGGTGCTGCCCGCATTGCCAGATCTGCATATAACAAGCTTTTACAATAATGTGGACTGCAGTTTGacttagctacacagcaaaacacaacatgtcTCTTTTGATGCAGCATTTCTTGCAGCTCCTAGAGAAGTTCTCAGAACAAGCTATGGTCTGGGTGCACAAGTCAAGTGAACACCATATGAAAGTTTCAACTTCTGTGGCAACATTGAGAAAGTTACTGTTTATAATTTatctattttacttttttgtctaACAAAACAACAGTGCTCATACATAAGGCAGTAAAGGAGAAGCCACACAATCCGTGATCTACAGACTGTTACACTTTCAAAGAGGAGCCTGTCAATTGTTATCAGCCTTCGTCTATGTCAGACAGCACAGAACATTCAGTCACCAGTGTGCTAAAGCAACCAGTCACAGACACTAACCTCCTGACTTGACCCTGACTCTATCTCTTCCCTTTCATCTTTCAGGAGCTTCATAAATATAAGGAGAACGAAAAAGACACAGAGGTGCTGATGTCAGCGTTGTCAGCCATGCAGGACAAGACCCAGCACCTGGAGAACAGCCTGAGTGCAGAGACCAGGATCAAACTGGACCTGTTCTCTGCACTGGGAGATGCCAAGAGACAGCTGGAGATCGCACAAGGTCAGACTTATTGACAAACAAGATATTTATTCACACACAATATTGAAGAGTGTGAGAAGTATACTcggggtttttgtttttggactgACTTGTTTAATGTCTGATTTCAGGTCAAATCCTGCAGAAGGACCAAGAGATCAAAGACCTGAAGCAGAAGATTGCCGAAGTGATGGCCGTCATGCCCAGCATCTCCTACACAGCCGACACCAGCAGCATGACCCCCGTGGCCCCCCACTACTCCTCCAAATTCATGGACACCAATTCCTCCGGCCTAGACCCCAACGCCTCCGTTTACCAGCCACTGAAAAAGTGAAATCCTCGTACCCGCTGCTCCCTCCCTTCCATCCTTTTTATTTTACCGGCCCACCACCTTCCAACCAATCTGCTCGGCACGTCTGTGGCTGAGAAcggtgtttcttttttgttttttttttgttctctcctTGCCAGGTCAGAAGGATGTTGTATTGTGTGACTGTATTTGTTGTAgttaaaacaaaagacaaaaaaaaaacttaaaacgGACAACTAGAAagtcccagttttttttttctcttaagtGTCTAGTGAAACCTCACAGAATTGGGTATGTATCTTCATCTCAAGGGtgttgctctctctttcccGTCACCACTGCAACCACCTGCAACCAGTTACCTGCTCATTGGTCCTGGGGAAgagctgctttttctttttttttttttaggtagatttttttttcccccctcctcttaAAATTGGAAAACAGAGTTCTCCTCCATCATACAGCCTGACTTGTGTCCCAGTTTCTTTGACAGATTGTTTTTTCTCCCAAGGTAGTACGGCAACATCTGTACAACCAGAGGAATGTAGTGCAAAGTTGGCACAGCCTCCTGCTCCCTGTTATGTTTAATTTGTTCTTTTAATCCACAATCAGACGGCAAATTAACCCAGCCCTCAGCTGCTTTGGGGTTTGGTGGtaaacagtttttacagtgtattgtGTGGTCCTATTTGTTCCCTCTTTAAGATTCAAGTGTTGATTTCAACAAGCTGGAAAAGATCTTGTGTTGTAAACAGAAACCTAGACCTTGAAATCAAATAAACCTAGGAAGCTCCAAATGTTCAGCATCGGTGAAAACAGCAGTTTGGTTTCCCTCGCTCTATCTTCTGAAAGAGTTTTTGAGTTGAAGGAGTGCAGTAAGAGGAGACTGTGTATGTTAAGTGCACAGCTTCTCAGTGCTCTGCATAGTCTTTGATCAGTTGTCATGATCTCAGTGCCTTGAGTTGAGGACATAGAGTGAGTGTGATAATGAAATGGCCCAGCCCTTCTGAATTAGTTTTGAAGCATCTGGCTAAGCCGGAATGGATAAGAATTTGACCGTGCCCAGTCAAATGGGACAGAGCTGCCTTTCGGACACTGATGTGGATTTCGGGCTCCTTGCTGATTTCCACACTGGTGGGGAAGCACTCTGGGGCTGCTATGTCCCTTATTGTACAGGTCACATTAAACAAGTACAGTGGACAGCACCAAATTCTAAACTTTTCATTGTACCCCTATTTGCCCGTTGGTCAGTATGTTGACGTGATGTTAGCCACCACAGAGTCTACTCCACACAGGTCTCTGGCTCGTCACATGTCTGTACACAGAAGCTCATCTCTACTGCTGTCAAAAACCCCGAACCTCCCGGTTTAGCTATTgccccctcttttctttttgagtTCCAGTTAAAAGTTGCACTGTAGAAAACACACGCTGTTTGAAAGGGAAAACTGTAAAGATGGACTGTGCAATGTACACAAAGCTTTGGAAATGCCAACTTGAATATAGCAgttaaataactttatttaattaatCTTCCACTTCAGTTCGTGTGCCAAGACTAGAATGCTTGTTTCTCTAGTCATGTGTTCAAGAATGTACTGCAAATACATTGGCTGACCTTTTTGTCAAATATCCAGTTGAATATCACTTAATGGAAGTTTCTGTTAAGCAGGTAGAGAGAGTGGTCACCTGTTTGTAGTAGACTGTAGTTAAAAGTAAGGGACTagaaagtcaaatttctttttgTGAATGTTACAGTATTTGCAACTGTTGGGTAAGTGgctgttttaaaacagttttcctTACTCCTGTTTCTGGTAttgttgttttcctgcaggGAGAAAATCGCTTGAGTCTGATGTGGTTTCACCATCATCTGAAATGATCATTGTTGTGCGTGTGGTTTTCACCAACTGTTTATggagaagcttttttttccccgctCAGGCTGCTGACAGTGGctcctggggggggggggggggagaaaagctgtgaaaatTACAGCTTAGTCAGTTGTTTGGTCAACTGATTGTTGAAAGTTATAGAGaagtgattttgtttgttttttgttttctatgcCCACAGTCACTGCTCTGTTTCTCCCCAGGTCTGACCTTGGCTGCGCTCTCGCTCTGTGAGGTTTGCAAggaataaactttttttttcttgcaaattGACTTTTCTCTGCTTGTTGCTGTTACTCGGACATATTTCAAAACAACTTGTCGGCTTTAATTACGAGTTTGTTTGGTTAAAGGGATACTCTGCTCCAAGTTTACTCACTTTCTGAACCCATTAGGGGATCTAATAAAAGATGCTATTGTGtggcattatgggaaatgtaggatccagtatTTCTGCAGCTTAACCCATAC includes:
- the maco1b gene encoding macoilin-2 isoform X2, with the protein product MKRRNADCSKLRRPLKRNRITEGIYGSTFLYLKFLVVWALVLLADFVLEFRFEYLWPFWLFIRSVYDSFRYQGLAFSVFFVCVAFTSDIICLLFIPVQWLFFAASTYVWVQYVWHTERGVCLPTVSLWILFVYIEAAIRFKDLKNFHVDLCRPFAAHCIGYPVVTLGFGFKSYVSYKMRLRKQKEVQKENEFYMQLLQQALPPEQQMLQRQEREAEEAAAAKGISEVDTPPVSQNGAPANKKTSAPLPELEYREKGKEGRGGGEAKKQHNSNSILPSSVDSKLQEMEYMENHMNNKRLTTELGSTENLLLKEDNNSSCSSSSSSSSKNYKNASSNAATLNSSPRGHSATNGSVPSSAPSSSSSSGKNEKKHKLAVGKGTSGGSHRDPTDNCIPNNQLSKPEALVRLEQDVKKLKADLQASRQVEQDLRSQIGSLGSAERSIRTELGQLRQENELLQNKLHNAVQAKQKDKQAVGQLEKRLKAEQEARATAEKQLADEKKRKKLEEATAARAVALAAASRGECTDTLRRRITELETECKKLTMDIKQKEDQIRELELKVQELHKYKENEKDTEVLMSALSAMQDKTQHLENSLSAETRIKLDLFSALGDAKRQLEIAQGQILQKDQEIKDLKQKIAEVMAVMPSISYTADTSSMTPVAPHYSSKFMDTNSSGLDPNASVYQPLKK
- the maco1b gene encoding macoilin-2 isoform X1, with the translated sequence MKRRNADCSKLRRPLKRNRITEGIYGSTFLYLKFLVVWALVLLADFVLEFRFEYLWPFWLFIRSVYDSFRYQGLAFSVFFVCVAFTSDIICLLFIPVQWLFFAASTYVWVQYVWHTERGVCLPTVSLWILFVYIEAAIRFKDLKNFHVDLCRPFAAHCIGYPVVTLGFGFKSYVSYKMRLRKQKEVQKENEFYMQLLQQALPPEQQMLQRQEREAEEAAAAAKGISEVDTPPVSQNGAPANKKTSAPLPELEYREKGKEGRGGGEAKKQHNSNSILPSSVDSKLQEMEYMENHMNNKRLTTELGSTENLLLKEDNNSSCSSSSSSSSKNYKNASSNAATLNSSPRGHSATNGSVPSSAPSSSSSSGKNEKKHKLAVGKGTSGGSHRDPTDNCIPNNQLSKPEALVRLEQDVKKLKADLQASRQVEQDLRSQIGSLGSAERSIRTELGQLRQENELLQNKLHNAVQAKQKDKQAVGQLEKRLKAEQEARATAEKQLADEKKRKKLEEATAARAVALAAASRGECTDTLRRRITELETECKKLTMDIKQKEDQIRELELKVQELHKYKENEKDTEVLMSALSAMQDKTQHLENSLSAETRIKLDLFSALGDAKRQLEIAQGQILQKDQEIKDLKQKIAEVMAVMPSISYTADTSSMTPVAPHYSSKFMDTNSSGLDPNASVYQPLKK